A single region of the Nocardioides sp. W7 genome encodes:
- a CDS encoding CoA-binding protein has protein sequence MTDWQDPEAVRFMLADCKTWAVVGLSGDPTRTAYGIAQLLQERGKRIVPVHPSAPTVLGEQGYASLADIPFPVDVVDVFRRSEAAGEFADQAVAIGAKGVWLQLGVIDEDAFERTTAAGVPMVMDTCPAIEWRRR, from the coding sequence ATGACCGACTGGCAGGACCCCGAAGCGGTCCGATTCATGCTCGCCGACTGCAAGACCTGGGCGGTCGTGGGCCTCTCCGGCGACCCGACCCGCACGGCGTACGGGATCGCCCAGCTGCTGCAGGAACGCGGCAAGCGGATCGTGCCGGTGCACCCGTCGGCGCCGACCGTGCTGGGCGAGCAGGGCTACGCGAGCCTCGCCGACATCCCGTTCCCGGTCGACGTCGTCGACGTGTTCCGTCGGTCCGAGGCGGCCGGCGAGTTCGCCGACCAGGCGGTCGCGATCGGCGCCAAGGGGGTCTGGCTCCAGCTCGGCGTCATCGACGAGGACGCCTTCGAGCGCACCACCGCCGCTGGCGTACCGATGGTCATGGACACCTGCCCCGCGATCGAGTGGCGGCGACGCTAA
- a CDS encoding heparan-alpha-glucosaminide N-acetyltransferase domain-containing protein: MAGRRIVGLDVARCLALLGMVATHVLDERGPDGGLSAGQWLAGGRASALFAVLAGVTLALTTGGRTPVVGRERLARTAAIVVRALLVALLGMALALADSGIAVILTYYGVLFCLGAVFVGLRTRALLLLAAAWVVVVPVLSRLVRPHLPERGVASPAFDQLADPGHLASELLLTGYYPVLPWLAYLLVGMALGRADLGSRRLQVRLVGAGLALAVVATRVSHALTARWPASDGLPDTVATGMFGNVPADGPWTWLLVVAPHSSTPFDLAQTIGSSLFVIGACLLLVGRLPELPHEAVRVLFGAGTMTLSLYSLHVLLRTERIWPPEEPSSYVWHVLVLLAIGAVYAALRRPGPLERGISVAARWAASGVRR; encoded by the coding sequence ATGGCCGGCCGGCGGATCGTCGGCCTCGACGTCGCCCGCTGCCTGGCCCTGCTGGGGATGGTGGCGACGCACGTCCTCGACGAGCGCGGCCCCGACGGCGGCCTGAGCGCCGGTCAGTGGCTGGCCGGCGGACGGGCGTCCGCGCTCTTCGCCGTACTCGCCGGCGTCACCCTCGCGCTCACCACGGGCGGTCGCACTCCCGTGGTCGGTCGCGAGCGGCTCGCCCGGACCGCGGCGATCGTCGTACGCGCGCTGCTGGTGGCGCTGCTCGGGATGGCGCTCGCGCTGGCGGACTCGGGGATCGCGGTGATCCTGACCTACTACGGCGTGCTGTTCTGCCTGGGCGCGGTGTTCGTCGGGCTGCGGACCCGGGCGCTCCTCCTGCTCGCCGCCGCCTGGGTGGTCGTCGTGCCGGTGCTGTCCCGGCTGGTGCGGCCGCACCTGCCGGAGCGCGGGGTGGCGAGCCCGGCCTTCGACCAGCTCGCCGATCCCGGGCACCTGGCCTCCGAGCTGCTGCTCACCGGCTACTACCCGGTGCTGCCGTGGCTGGCCTACCTGCTCGTCGGGATGGCGCTGGGCCGGGCCGACCTGGGGTCGCGGCGGCTGCAGGTCCGGCTGGTCGGCGCCGGTCTCGCCCTTGCCGTCGTGGCGACCCGGGTCTCGCACGCGCTGACCGCCCGCTGGCCGGCGAGCGACGGGCTGCCGGACACGGTTGCCACCGGCATGTTCGGCAACGTGCCGGCCGACGGCCCGTGGACGTGGCTGCTCGTCGTGGCGCCGCACAGCAGTACGCCGTTCGACCTCGCCCAGACCATCGGCAGCTCGCTGTTCGTCATCGGGGCCTGCCTGCTGCTGGTCGGTCGGCTGCCGGAGCTACCTCACGAGGCGGTGCGGGTCCTCTTCGGCGCCGGCACCATGACCCTCTCGCTCTACAGCCTGCACGTGTTGCTGCGCACCGAGCGGATCTGGCCGCCGGAGGAGCCCTCGTCGTACGTCTGGCACGTGCTGGTGCTGCTCGCCATCGGCGCGGTCTACGCCGCCCTCCGCCGCCCCGGCCCCCTGGAGCGCGGCATCAGTGTTGCCGCACGGTGGGCTGCCTCCGGGGTTCGACGCTGA
- the purE gene encoding 5-(carboxyamino)imidazole ribonucleotide mutase: protein MVEPVETPRVGIVMGSDSDWPVMKLAAEALAEFDIAHEADVVSAHRMPEEMIAYGREAVGRGLSVIIAGAGGAAHLPGMLASVTPLPVIGVPVPLKYLDGMDSLLSIVQMPAGVPVATVAVGGARNAGLLAVRILAATDPELQQRMVDFQAALKVSAQEKGAAVRSAAAPRRLGF, encoded by the coding sequence GTGGTTGAGCCTGTCGAAACCCCCCGCGTCGGCATCGTGATGGGCTCCGACTCCGACTGGCCGGTGATGAAGCTGGCCGCGGAGGCGCTGGCCGAGTTCGACATCGCCCACGAGGCCGACGTGGTCTCCGCGCACCGGATGCCGGAGGAGATGATCGCCTACGGCAGGGAGGCGGTCGGCCGCGGTCTGTCGGTGATCATCGCCGGCGCCGGGGGAGCGGCTCACCTGCCCGGGATGCTCGCGTCGGTCACCCCGCTGCCGGTGATCGGCGTGCCGGTGCCGCTGAAGTACCTCGACGGCATGGACTCGCTGCTCTCCATCGTGCAGATGCCGGCCGGCGTGCCGGTCGCGACGGTCGCCGTCGGCGGCGCCCGCAACGCCGGACTGCTGGCGGTGCGGATCCTGGCAGCGACCGACCCGGAGCTGCAGCAGCGGATGGTCGACTTCCAGGCGGCGCTGAAGGTCAGTGCGCAGGAGAAGGGCGCGGCCGTCCGCAGCGCTGCGGCACCGCGGCGACTGGGCTTCTGA